A genome region from Lutra lutra chromosome 11, mLutLut1.2, whole genome shotgun sequence includes the following:
- the HTR5A gene encoding 5-hydroxytryptamine receptor 5A isoform X2: protein MDSPVNLTYCFLSTPAPSETNRSSLDAEDPRPSPPLHSVFGVLVLTLLGFLVAATFSWNLLVLATILRVRTFHRVPHNLVASMAISDVLVAALVMPLSLVHELSGRRWQLGRRLCQLWIACDVLCCTASIWNVTAIALDRYWSIARHLEYTPRARKRISNVMIVLTWALSAVISLAPLLFGWGETYSEGSEECQVSREPSYTVFSTVGAFYLPLCVVLFVYWKVYKAARLRVGSRKTNSVSPWPEAVEAKTSAQQPQMVFTVRHTTVTFQTEGDTWREQKEQKAALMVGILIGVFALCWLPFFTTELIGPLCSYDIPAVWKSIFLWLGYSNSFFNPLIYTAFNKNYNSAFKNFFSRQH, encoded by the exons ATGGATTCACCTGTGAATCTAACCTACTGTTTTctctccacccccgccccttcgGAGACCAACCGCAGCAGTCTTGACGCCGAAGACCCGCGCCCCAGCCCGCCCCTCCACTCCGTCTTCGGTGTGCTTGTTCTGACCTTGCTGGGCTTTCTGGTGGCTGCGACGTTCTCCTGGAACCTCCTGGTACTGGCGACCATCCTCCGTGTGCGCACCTTCCACCGGGTTCCGCACAACTTAGTGGCATCCATGGCCATCTCGGACGTGCTCGTGGCGGCTCTGGTCATGCCGCTGAGCCTGGTGCATGAGTTGTCCGGCCGGCGCTGGCAGCTGGGTCGGCGGCTGTGCCAGCTGTGGATCGCGTGCGACGTGCTCTGCTGCACCGCCAGCATCTGGAATGTGACAGCCATCGCGCTGGACCGCTATTGGTCCATCGCGCGGCACCTGGAATACACACCCCGTGCCCGCAAGCGCATCTCCAATGTTATGATCGTGCTCACCTGGGCGCTCTCCGCTGTGATCTCCCTGGCGCCGCTGCTCTTCGGCTGGGGGGAGACATACTCCGAGGGCAGCGAGGAGTGCCAGGTGAGCCGCGAGCCCTCCTACACCGTGTTCTCCACCGTGGGCGCCTTCTACCTGCCGCTCTGCGTGGTGCTCTTCGTGTACTGGAAGGTCTACAAGGCCGCCAGGCTCCGCGTGGGCTCCAGGAAGACCAACAGCGTCTCACCCTGGCCGGAGGCTGTGGAG GCGAAGACCTCTGCGCAGCAGCCCCAGATGGTGTTCACCGTCCGCCACACCACCGTCACCTTCCAGACAGAAGGGGACACGTGGAGGGAACAGAAGGAGCAGAAAGCTGCCCTGATGGTGGGCATCCTCATCGGGGTGTTTGCACTCTGCTGGCTGCCCTTCTTCACCACGGAGCTCATCGGCCCTCTTTGCTCCTACGACATCCCCGCCGTCTGGAagagcatcttcctttggctcggCTACTCCAACTCCTTCTTCAACCCGCTCATCTACACAGCGTTCAACAAGAACTATAACAGCGCCTTCAAGAACTTCTTTTCTAGGCAACACTGA
- the HTR5A gene encoding 5-hydroxytryptamine receptor 5A isoform X1, translating to MDSPVNLTYCFLSTPAPSETNRSSLDAEDPRPSPPLHSVFGVLVLTLLGFLVAATFSWNLLVLATILRVRTFHRVPHNLVASMAISDVLVAALVMPLSLVHELSGRRWQLGRRLCQLWIACDVLCCTASIWNVTAIALDRYWSIARHLEYTPRARKRISNVMIVLTWALSAVISLAPLLFGWGETYSEGSEECQVSREPSYTVFSTVGAFYLPLCVVLFVYWKVYKAARLRVGSRKTNSVSPWPEAVEAVFLSDIPYFNSPKMEVKGLEWREEPLSQKSHVSGEGTGMWTAQFCGNLPTGDLGAPKWGEPKSLESVFHESWGKERTQNKPGRRSVSWRRPLRSSPRWCSPSATPPSPSRQKGTRGGNRRSRKLP from the exons ATGGATTCACCTGTGAATCTAACCTACTGTTTTctctccacccccgccccttcgGAGACCAACCGCAGCAGTCTTGACGCCGAAGACCCGCGCCCCAGCCCGCCCCTCCACTCCGTCTTCGGTGTGCTTGTTCTGACCTTGCTGGGCTTTCTGGTGGCTGCGACGTTCTCCTGGAACCTCCTGGTACTGGCGACCATCCTCCGTGTGCGCACCTTCCACCGGGTTCCGCACAACTTAGTGGCATCCATGGCCATCTCGGACGTGCTCGTGGCGGCTCTGGTCATGCCGCTGAGCCTGGTGCATGAGTTGTCCGGCCGGCGCTGGCAGCTGGGTCGGCGGCTGTGCCAGCTGTGGATCGCGTGCGACGTGCTCTGCTGCACCGCCAGCATCTGGAATGTGACAGCCATCGCGCTGGACCGCTATTGGTCCATCGCGCGGCACCTGGAATACACACCCCGTGCCCGCAAGCGCATCTCCAATGTTATGATCGTGCTCACCTGGGCGCTCTCCGCTGTGATCTCCCTGGCGCCGCTGCTCTTCGGCTGGGGGGAGACATACTCCGAGGGCAGCGAGGAGTGCCAGGTGAGCCGCGAGCCCTCCTACACCGTGTTCTCCACCGTGGGCGCCTTCTACCTGCCGCTCTGCGTGGTGCTCTTCGTGTACTGGAAGGTCTACAAGGCCGCCAGGCTCCGCGTGGGCTCCAGGAAGACCAACAGCGTCTCACCCTGGCCGGAGGCTGTGGAG GCTGTCTTTTTGTCAGATATTCCTTATTTCAATTCCCCAAAGATGGAAGTAAAAGGACTGGAATGGAGGGAAGAGCCCCTTTCCCAGAAATCCCACGTCTCTGGAGAAGGGACTGGAATGTGGACAGCTCAGTTCTGTGGAAACCTGCCCACAGGGGACCTGGGAGCACCCAAATGGGGAGAACCTAAGAGTCTGGAGTCTGTTTTCCACGAAAGttggggaaaggaaaggacacAGAATAAGCCCGGAAGGAGATCAGTGTCCTG GCGAAGACCTCTGCGCAGCAGCCCCAGATGGTGTTCACCGTCCGCCACACCACCGTCACCTTCCAGACAGAAGGGGACACGTGGAGGGAACAGAAGGAGCAGAAAGCTGCCCTGA
- the HTR5A gene encoding 5-hydroxytryptamine receptor 5A isoform X3, with protein MLKTNRSSLDAEDPRPSPPLHSVFGVLVLTLLGFLVAATFSWNLLVLATILRVRTFHRVPHNLVASMAISDVLVAALVMPLSLVHELSGRRWQLGRRLCQLWIACDVLCCTASIWNVTAIALDRYWSIARHLEYTPRARKRISNVMIVLTWALSAVISLAPLLFGWGETYSEGSEECQVSREPSYTVFSTVGAFYLPLCVVLFVYWKVYKAARLRVGSRKTNSVSPWPEAVEAVFLSDIPYFNSPKMEVKGLEWREEPLSQKSHVSGEGTGMWTAQFCGNLPTGDLGAPKWGEPKSLESVFHESWGKERTQNKPGRRSVSWRRPLRSSPRWCSPSATPPSPSRQKGTRGGNRRSRKLP; from the exons ATGCTTAAG ACCAACCGCAGCAGTCTTGACGCCGAAGACCCGCGCCCCAGCCCGCCCCTCCACTCCGTCTTCGGTGTGCTTGTTCTGACCTTGCTGGGCTTTCTGGTGGCTGCGACGTTCTCCTGGAACCTCCTGGTACTGGCGACCATCCTCCGTGTGCGCACCTTCCACCGGGTTCCGCACAACTTAGTGGCATCCATGGCCATCTCGGACGTGCTCGTGGCGGCTCTGGTCATGCCGCTGAGCCTGGTGCATGAGTTGTCCGGCCGGCGCTGGCAGCTGGGTCGGCGGCTGTGCCAGCTGTGGATCGCGTGCGACGTGCTCTGCTGCACCGCCAGCATCTGGAATGTGACAGCCATCGCGCTGGACCGCTATTGGTCCATCGCGCGGCACCTGGAATACACACCCCGTGCCCGCAAGCGCATCTCCAATGTTATGATCGTGCTCACCTGGGCGCTCTCCGCTGTGATCTCCCTGGCGCCGCTGCTCTTCGGCTGGGGGGAGACATACTCCGAGGGCAGCGAGGAGTGCCAGGTGAGCCGCGAGCCCTCCTACACCGTGTTCTCCACCGTGGGCGCCTTCTACCTGCCGCTCTGCGTGGTGCTCTTCGTGTACTGGAAGGTCTACAAGGCCGCCAGGCTCCGCGTGGGCTCCAGGAAGACCAACAGCGTCTCACCCTGGCCGGAGGCTGTGGAG GCTGTCTTTTTGTCAGATATTCCTTATTTCAATTCCCCAAAGATGGAAGTAAAAGGACTGGAATGGAGGGAAGAGCCCCTTTCCCAGAAATCCCACGTCTCTGGAGAAGGGACTGGAATGTGGACAGCTCAGTTCTGTGGAAACCTGCCCACAGGGGACCTGGGAGCACCCAAATGGGGAGAACCTAAGAGTCTGGAGTCTGTTTTCCACGAAAGttggggaaaggaaaggacacAGAATAAGCCCGGAAGGAGATCAGTGTCCTG GCGAAGACCTCTGCGCAGCAGCCCCAGATGGTGTTCACCGTCCGCCACACCACCGTCACCTTCCAGACAGAAGGGGACACGTGGAGGGAACAGAAGGAGCAGAAAGCTGCCCTGA